The Candidatus Hydrogenedentota bacterium genome includes a window with the following:
- a CDS encoding exo-alpha-sialidase, with protein MAGWTHPAGAEGLWPLEFANKVRDAGGAVNFVFGAKRPFPQCHASTVAETKDGLVAAWFGGTAEKDDDVGIWYANWDGKKWTDPQRAAKINDTPHWNPVLFRDDAGTIHLFFKVGPEIPFWQTYWMQSENGRDWSDPVELVPGDKGGRGPVKNKAIILSDGTWLAPASTEHQGWNAFADRSGDQGKTWERSANFEFDPAKLTGKGIIQPTFWESEPGQVHALMRSTSGHAWRTDSSDGGKTWTPVYDSGLPNNNSGFDAVRLEDGRILLVYNPVAGNWAARTPLDLAMSEDNGKTWKTVAHLEADPDLRSEFSYPAIIQTTSGDVVITYTYQRERVRCWIVPLSAL; from the coding sequence ATGGCGGGGTGGACGCATCCGGCGGGCGCGGAAGGGCTGTGGCCGCTGGAATTCGCGAACAAGGTGCGCGACGCGGGCGGCGCCGTAAATTTCGTCTTCGGCGCGAAACGCCCCTTCCCGCAGTGCCACGCCTCCACGGTCGCCGAGACGAAGGACGGCCTCGTGGCCGCCTGGTTCGGCGGCACGGCGGAGAAGGACGACGACGTGGGCATCTGGTACGCCAACTGGGATGGCAAAAAATGGACCGATCCGCAGCGCGCCGCGAAGATCAACGACACGCCGCACTGGAACCCGGTGCTTTTCCGCGATGACGCGGGGACGATCCATCTGTTCTTCAAGGTGGGCCCCGAAATCCCCTTCTGGCAAACCTACTGGATGCAGAGCGAGAACGGCAGGGACTGGAGCGACCCGGTGGAGCTGGTCCCGGGTGATAAGGGTGGCCGCGGCCCGGTCAAGAATAAGGCCATCATCCTTTCAGATGGGACCTGGCTGGCCCCCGCGTCGACGGAGCACCAGGGCTGGAACGCCTTCGCGGACCGATCAGGCGATCAGGGCAAGACCTGGGAACGTTCCGCAAACTTCGAGTTCGATCCCGCGAAGTTGACGGGCAAAGGCATCATTCAGCCGACCTTCTGGGAATCCGAACCGGGGCAGGTCCACGCCCTGATGCGCTCCACGAGCGGCCACGCCTGGCGAACCGATTCCTCGGACGGCGGTAAGACGTGGACGCCGGTCTACGATTCGGGCCTCCCCAACAACAACAGCGGCTTCGACGCCGTGCGCCTGGAGGATGGGCGCATCCTGCTGGTCTACAACCCCGTCGCCGGCAACTGGGCCGCACGCACGCCGCTGGATCTTGCGATGTCGGAGGACAATGGCAAGACCTGGAAGACGGTCGCGCACCTGGAGGCGGATCCCGACCTCCGGAGCGAGTTTTCCTACCCGGCCATCATCCAGACGACTTCGGGCGATGTTGTGATTACGTATACTTACCAGCGCGAGCGCGTGCGCTGCTGGATCGTGCCCTTGTCCGCGCTGTAG
- a CDS encoding IS66 family transposase codes for MANSLLQDIPLGASLTEEAARAIFLRGEESVIFALLAQAKMLAEHQAALPAIAHNTPSTPSGAKPVYTKPQSSGRGKKKPGRKAGHAGSRRPAPEEIDRSEAHRAACCPDCGGSLNRCEETRTRYTEDIPETRPEVTEHVIHRDWCPRCKKKVEAPVSAALPGATVGNRALVLSAWLHYCLGNSLAQIADVFNFHLYFKVTPGGLLHMWRRLAEILLPWHEEIQREALRSSVLNADETGWRVDGKTHWLWCFASSDLSYFLIDQSRGQPALKKFFIEEFAGTLVADFWGPYNAVACAHAQKCLVHLLRDLEHVERYKSPGEDWAAFAKKLRRLLGDAIRLSRREDEHTPEAYASRRALLSKRLDELNAMPWEDAQARRLVKRLKRHCDELFTFLDRPGVPFENNLAERSIRPAVLLRKNSYGNRSGTGADIQALLMSVFFTLKKRGHNPVDAISHALKQFLETGSLPPLPAKSTSVR; via the coding sequence ATGGCGAACTCGCTGTTGCAAGATATTCCCCTTGGGGCCTCGCTGACGGAAGAGGCGGCGCGTGCGATTTTCCTTCGCGGCGAAGAATCTGTAATCTTCGCGCTGCTTGCGCAGGCGAAGATGCTGGCCGAGCACCAGGCCGCCCTGCCCGCGATCGCCCACAACACGCCCTCGACGCCTTCGGGCGCGAAGCCGGTGTACACCAAGCCCCAGTCCTCCGGTCGCGGCAAGAAGAAGCCCGGTCGCAAAGCGGGCCACGCGGGCAGCCGGCGACCGGCCCCGGAGGAGATCGATCGCAGCGAGGCGCACCGCGCGGCCTGCTGCCCGGATTGCGGCGGCTCCCTCAACCGCTGCGAGGAAACGCGGACGCGCTACACCGAGGATATCCCCGAAACCAGGCCGGAAGTGACCGAGCATGTCATCCACCGGGACTGGTGTCCCAGGTGCAAGAAGAAGGTTGAAGCCCCGGTAAGCGCGGCCCTGCCGGGCGCCACCGTGGGCAATCGCGCGCTGGTGCTGAGCGCCTGGCTCCATTACTGCCTTGGCAACTCGCTCGCGCAGATCGCGGACGTTTTCAACTTCCACCTTTACTTCAAGGTCACCCCCGGGGGCCTGTTGCACATGTGGCGGCGCCTGGCGGAAATACTCCTGCCCTGGCACGAGGAAATCCAGCGCGAAGCGCTCAGGTCCTCGGTGCTGAACGCCGACGAAACCGGCTGGCGCGTGGATGGAAAGACCCACTGGCTCTGGTGCTTCGCCAGCAGCGACCTGAGCTATTTTCTGATCGACCAGTCGCGCGGTCAGCCCGCGTTGAAGAAGTTTTTCATAGAGGAGTTCGCGGGCACGCTGGTGGCCGACTTCTGGGGGCCCTACAACGCCGTGGCGTGCGCCCATGCGCAGAAGTGTCTGGTGCACCTGCTGCGCGATCTCGAACACGTCGAGCGCTACAAGTCGCCCGGCGAGGACTGGGCGGCCTTCGCTAAAAAGCTGCGGCGCCTGCTCGGAGACGCCATCCGCCTTTCCCGGCGCGAGGATGAACACACGCCCGAAGCCTACGCTTCGCGACGCGCGCTGCTATCCAAGCGCCTCGATGAACTCAACGCCATGCCCTGGGAAGACGCGCAGGCGCGGCGCCTTGTCAAACGCCTCAAACGCCACTGCGACGAACTCTTCACCTTTCTGGACCGGCCCGGCGTCCCCTTCGAAAACAACCTCGCCGAGCGCTCCATTCGCCCCGCCGTCCTCCTGCGCAAGAACAGCTACGGAAACCGAAGCGGTACGGGCGCCGACATACAGGCCCTGCTCATGAGCGTCTTCTTCACCCTCAAAAAGCGCGGGCACAATCCCGTCGACGCCATCAGCCATGCCCTCAAACAATTCCTCGAGACGGGCTCGCTGCCACCGCTACCCGCAAAGTCCACTTCAGTCCGCTAA
- a CDS encoding three-Cys-motif partner protein TcmP, with translation MADDFDTIWEAKRHTLAKHQILQSYLGAWVAILGREVSNRSPSTKELRVFDAFAGPGVYENGEAGSPVLAINTILNHEAELKRPVRLTFIEEDAKRCATLRLQIAALQEKIDACSSIQSVKCFDGDCISLLDEWIDKIDSESKELGPAFFFLDQFGYSKVPMSMIQKIMRHNMCECLLFLNWSRFGVYLSDKTKWPTFDKAFGGDEWRAALEVPSQDSARTMQASFKKALQDKAKVKYVWHFAMCDDRNQLTHWLFFCTNHIRGLEEMKKAMRKTDATGAFSFSDRVDPAQFQLLDYYDETALREDIRKRFRGETVSVSEIRHFVTL, from the coding sequence ATGGCTGATGACTTCGACACAATTTGGGAGGCGAAGCGGCACACACTCGCGAAACACCAGATTCTACAGTCATACTTAGGCGCTTGGGTAGCGATACTCGGTCGCGAAGTATCAAATCGTAGTCCTTCAACGAAGGAGCTACGGGTTTTTGATGCATTCGCAGGGCCGGGAGTATACGAGAACGGTGAAGCAGGAAGCCCCGTGTTGGCGATAAATACAATCTTGAACCACGAGGCCGAATTGAAACGTCCAGTCCGTTTGACGTTCATAGAGGAGGACGCTAAACGATGCGCCACGTTGCGACTTCAGATCGCAGCCCTACAAGAAAAGATTGACGCGTGCAGCTCCATCCAGTCGGTAAAGTGTTTCGATGGCGATTGCATTTCACTGCTTGATGAATGGATTGACAAGATAGATAGTGAATCAAAGGAGTTGGGACCCGCCTTTTTCTTTCTCGATCAATTCGGATACTCAAAGGTTCCGATGTCGATGATCCAAAAGATAATGCGACACAACATGTGCGAATGCCTGCTATTTCTGAATTGGTCGCGATTTGGAGTGTATCTAAGCGACAAAACAAAGTGGCCAACATTCGATAAGGCTTTTGGAGGCGATGAGTGGAGAGCCGCGTTAGAAGTTCCATCGCAGGATTCCGCCCGTACGATGCAAGCTTCATTCAAGAAGGCCCTACAAGACAAGGCCAAAGTTAAGTACGTGTGGCATTTCGCGATGTGTGACGATCGGAACCAACTTACGCATTGGCTATTCTTCTGCACAAATCACATCCGTGGTCTCGAAGAAATGAAGAAAGCGATGCGAAAAACAGACGCGACAGGCGCCTTTTCGTTTTCGGACCGCGTAGACCCTGCCCAGTTTCAGTTACTCGACTACTATGACGAAACTGCCTTGCGCGAAGATATTCGGAAGCGTTTCCGCGGCGAGACCGTATCAGTAAGTGAAATTAGACACTTTGTAACACTTTAG
- a CDS encoding phage Gp37/Gp68 family protein, with product MAQDSTIEWTDATWNPVTGCTKVSAGCKFCYAERMAKRLQAMGKPQYAAGFQLTLQPHALKLPYKWVKPRFIFVNSMSDLFHRDVPLDYIRQVFKVMNDCAQHQFQVLTKRPERVAECADSLEWTPNIWMGTSVEDERVVGRIDHLRSVPAQVRFLSIEPLIGPLPTLLLDGIDWVIVGGESGPGARPMAEDWVIAIQEMCMESGVPFFFKQWGGQNKKKTGRLLLGRTWDEMPVQLTY from the coding sequence GTGGCACAGGACTCAACGATTGAGTGGACAGATGCAACTTGGAATCCGGTGACTGGCTGCACAAAAGTTAGCGCCGGGTGCAAGTTTTGCTACGCTGAAAGAATGGCAAAGCGCCTTCAGGCTATGGGCAAGCCTCAGTATGCAGCGGGTTTTCAACTGACGCTCCAACCGCACGCTCTCAAACTCCCATACAAGTGGGTGAAACCGCGGTTCATATTCGTCAACTCAATGAGCGACCTTTTTCACAGAGACGTCCCTCTCGACTACATCCGCCAAGTCTTTAAGGTTATGAATGATTGCGCGCAACACCAATTTCAGGTGCTGACGAAGCGCCCCGAACGGGTAGCAGAATGTGCGGATTCACTTGAGTGGACGCCAAATATATGGATGGGTACAAGTGTAGAGGACGAGCGCGTCGTTGGAAGAATAGACCACTTGCGATCAGTACCCGCACAAGTACGCTTTCTTTCAATCGAGCCGCTAATAGGTCCGCTCCCTACGCTCCTACTAGATGGAATTGACTGGGTAATCGTTGGCGGTGAATCGGGACCGGGCGCAAGGCCTATGGCGGAGGACTGGGTCATCGCCATTCAAGAGATGTGCATGGAAAGTGGCGTACCGTTTTTTTTCAAGCAGTGGGGTGGGCAGAATAAGAAAAAAACTGGTCGACTTCTGCTTGGCAGAACCTGGGACGAGATGCCGGTCCAATTGACGTACTAG
- a CDS encoding DNA repair exonuclease, which yields MFTFIHAADIHLDSPLRGLGRYEGAPAEAIRGATRRALENLVHVALEEEVDFLLIAGDVYDGDWKDHNTGLFFAKQMGRLREANIPVFLIAGNHDAESVMTKGVRLPENVHVFPVRKPKTIRLDDLGVALHGQGFATKAVTQDLTAAYPAAIPSCYNIGLLHTSLTGYEGHDTYAPCTVEGLQHLGYDYWALGHIHQLQCVRAADPAIWYPGNIQGRHIRETDKKGCLLVTVHDGGQHEVDFRALDVLRWAELAVDVSKCPDSTACLDLFQERLEAALAECDDRLLAARVIFTGESPAHGELAADTPQLVYDIQSIANVYGGDRVWIEKVRVRTRPERAVDTSAFDGGPLAELAGVVAAMKADPEALARAAAVLAPLRDKLPREWSAEAPLDDPDCVAAWLDEAESLVRAAWLAMDRGA from the coding sequence ATGTTCACCTTTATCCATGCGGCGGATATCCACCTGGACAGCCCTCTGCGCGGGCTCGGACGCTATGAGGGCGCCCCGGCCGAAGCGATCCGCGGGGCGACCCGGCGCGCCCTGGAAAACCTGGTGCACGTGGCGCTGGAAGAGGAAGTCGACTTCCTCCTGATCGCCGGCGACGTCTACGATGGCGACTGGAAGGACCACAACACCGGGCTCTTCTTCGCAAAACAGATGGGACGCCTCCGCGAAGCGAATATCCCCGTCTTTCTCATTGCGGGAAACCACGACGCGGAAAGCGTGATGACGAAAGGGGTCCGGCTGCCGGAGAACGTCCACGTTTTTCCGGTGCGGAAGCCGAAGACCATCCGCCTGGACGACCTCGGTGTGGCGCTGCACGGCCAGGGCTTCGCCACGAAGGCGGTGACGCAGGACCTGACCGCCGCCTACCCCGCGGCGATCCCGAGCTGCTACAACATCGGCCTGCTCCACACCAGCCTCACGGGCTACGAGGGCCACGATACGTATGCGCCCTGCACCGTGGAGGGGCTCCAGCACCTCGGCTACGACTACTGGGCGCTCGGCCACATCCACCAGCTCCAGTGCGTGCGCGCGGCGGATCCCGCGATCTGGTATCCCGGCAATATCCAGGGCCGCCACATCCGCGAAACGGACAAGAAAGGCTGCCTTCTGGTGACCGTGCACGACGGCGGCCAACACGAAGTCGACTTCCGCGCGCTCGACGTCCTCCGGTGGGCCGAGCTGGCGGTGGACGTCTCCAAATGCCCCGATTCCACCGCTTGCCTCGACCTGTTTCAGGAACGCCTCGAAGCCGCGCTGGCGGAGTGCGACGATCGCCTCCTGGCCGCCCGCGTGATCTTCACGGGGGAAAGCCCGGCGCACGGCGAACTCGCGGCGGATACCCCGCAACTGGTGTACGACATCCAGAGCATCGCCAACGTTTACGGCGGCGACCGGGTCTGGATCGAGAAGGTCCGGGTGCGGACGCGCCCCGAACGGGCGGTGGATACCTCGGCCTTCGATGGCGGTCCCCTCGCGGAGTTGGCCGGGGTTGTGGCGGCGATGAAAGCCGATCCCGAGGCCCTCGCGCGGGCGGCGGCGGTCCTGGCGCCGCTCCGGGATAAGCTGCCCCGCGAATGGAGCGCGGAGGCGCCGCTGGACGATCCGGATTGCGTCGCCGCGTGGCTCGATGAGGCGGAGTCCCTGGTGCGGGCCGCGTGGCTCGCGATGGATCGCGGCGCATGA
- a CDS encoding AAA family ATPase → MRIRELHLQAFGAFTGRTIDLSGGQEGLHLIYGPNEAGKSTALRAITQLLYGIPARTGDDFQHPMANLRIGATLDNGKDTLAFVRRKGNKNTLLSADERDALPDGALDAFLGSVDQAAFENFFGLSHAQLVGGGEALVQGHGDVGQALFSAAAGLGHLRELLGRLESDAADLFSPLGKKPRVNHALGALKNLRSEIKAAQLSTKDWKALDAELRDLESRRDEIGAALAAARAEEARLKRLHDALPLVARRADGRARLGELAGAVLLPEDFSERRQRCQTEAAHAQASHDAARKALEELDRELAGIAVDAVLLAHEEPIEELNERRAQVQKALADVERELAPALARLEAEAARELQQLRPHWTLDQVEELRLAPGQAQRINELSRAGEALKAQFAAADDALKKWRRERDRAAEALEKHGPVLDTAAAERALKQAARDAAAERDRDARAREARDLAAAIDAAIARLGLWSGDRASLEALPVPSAATIERFRIDLGDARKLCDARREASEALASELRQAESELAALRRAHDAPSLDALEGVRRERQAGWKLAREAWEAGIPPEKADSPEARDWLARAREAHPDAATLADAYAALVESADVVADRLRNEADRVAARAQLESAIESLGERLDAARAAESEEAQALEAIEVAWKAAWTPAAIDPRSPEEMAAWKQAHADLLDDIQAHRDAESAARAFAATAEAACGAIDAALAEAGAPPLPGGCAIADAIARAEEWVETQRAARESRDQTARQLEKLESDTIPEAEDARNRAEERLAEWQTEWGALAEALGLSATASPGEVLAVVDAINGLLGKAEKADEYRERIARIRRDGAAFEEDVRKLLAAAAPERTGGDAVAAVQALYAALKQARAARQTRDGFEKQRESEAGRMREAEITLAQVNAEREALCAEAGVTDPEDLPGAEKASEARRQLESELREIEARLLALSAGAGLEALLAMADGADADAIGAKLPELADTIADLDGERLALQESIGDRKAKLGQMDGRDTAAALEEEAQSVIAGLEEDVASYARLKLAAHVLRTAIEQYRAANEEPMLARAGQIFHTLTLGAFAELRADVTEKDEHVLCGVRADSGTPVRVEGMSEGTADQLYLALRIASLERHLERHAPLPFILDDILVNFDDQRAAAALEVLAEVSRHTQVIYFTHHQHLVEIARDRVNKKQLFVQSLTG, encoded by the coding sequence ATGAGGATCCGCGAGCTCCACCTCCAGGCCTTCGGGGCCTTCACCGGGCGTACGATCGACCTGTCGGGTGGCCAGGAAGGCCTCCACCTGATCTACGGCCCAAACGAGGCTGGAAAAAGCACCGCGCTCCGCGCCATCACGCAGCTGCTCTACGGAATTCCCGCCCGGACCGGCGACGACTTTCAGCATCCCATGGCCAACCTCCGGATCGGCGCGACGCTGGACAACGGAAAGGACACCCTGGCCTTCGTCCGCCGCAAGGGTAACAAGAATACGCTGCTGTCTGCGGACGAACGCGACGCGCTGCCCGATGGCGCGCTGGACGCTTTCCTCGGCAGCGTGGACCAGGCGGCATTCGAGAATTTCTTCGGCCTGTCCCACGCCCAGCTCGTGGGCGGCGGGGAAGCGCTGGTGCAGGGCCACGGCGACGTGGGCCAGGCGCTGTTCTCCGCCGCGGCGGGCCTCGGCCACCTGCGGGAGCTGCTCGGCCGCCTGGAGAGCGACGCCGCCGATCTCTTCAGCCCCCTGGGGAAGAAACCCCGCGTCAACCACGCCTTGGGCGCGTTAAAAAACCTACGGAGCGAGATCAAGGCGGCGCAGCTGTCCACGAAAGACTGGAAGGCGCTCGACGCCGAACTCCGCGACCTGGAATCGCGCCGCGACGAGATCGGCGCGGCCCTGGCGGCCGCGCGCGCGGAGGAGGCCCGCCTGAAACGGCTCCACGACGCCCTGCCGCTTGTCGCACGGCGCGCGGACGGCCGGGCGCGTCTCGGTGAACTCGCCGGGGCTGTCCTGCTGCCCGAGGATTTTTCCGAGCGCCGCCAGCGCTGCCAGACCGAGGCCGCGCACGCGCAGGCCAGCCACGATGCCGCCCGGAAGGCGCTCGAAGAGCTTGACCGCGAGTTGGCGGGGATCGCTGTGGATGCGGTGTTGCTGGCGCATGAGGAGCCCATCGAGGAACTGAACGAACGCCGCGCGCAGGTCCAGAAGGCGCTGGCCGACGTGGAGCGCGAGCTGGCGCCCGCGCTTGCGCGCCTGGAAGCCGAGGCTGCGCGCGAGTTGCAACAACTGCGCCCCCACTGGACCCTCGATCAGGTGGAGGAGTTGCGGCTCGCCCCGGGCCAGGCGCAGCGCATCAACGAACTCTCGCGCGCCGGTGAAGCCCTGAAGGCGCAGTTCGCCGCCGCCGATGACGCCCTGAAGAAGTGGCGGCGGGAGCGCGATCGCGCGGCGGAAGCCCTCGAGAAGCACGGGCCGGTTTTGGATACCGCCGCCGCCGAGCGCGCCCTGAAGCAGGCCGCGCGCGACGCCGCCGCGGAACGGGATCGGGATGCGCGGGCGCGGGAAGCCCGCGACCTCGCGGCCGCCATCGACGCGGCGATCGCGCGGCTCGGCCTGTGGTCCGGCGACCGCGCGTCGCTGGAGGCGCTGCCGGTTCCGTCCGCCGCCACCATCGAGCGGTTCCGTATCGATCTGGGGGACGCGCGAAAGCTGTGCGACGCCCGCCGCGAAGCGTCGGAAGCCCTGGCGTCGGAGTTACGGCAGGCGGAGTCCGAGCTTGCGGCGCTGCGCCGGGCCCACGACGCGCCGTCGCTCGACGCCCTCGAAGGCGTCCGCCGCGAACGCCAGGCCGGGTGGAAACTCGCCCGCGAAGCGTGGGAGGCCGGTATACCGCCGGAAAAGGCTGATTCCCCCGAAGCCCGCGACTGGCTTGCGCGCGCGCGCGAGGCGCATCCCGATGCGGCCACCCTCGCGGACGCCTACGCCGCCCTGGTGGAAAGCGCCGATGTGGTGGCGGACCGCCTGCGAAACGAAGCCGATCGCGTCGCCGCGCGGGCGCAGCTTGAGTCGGCCATCGAAAGCCTGGGCGAGCGCCTGGATGCTGCGCGCGCGGCGGAATCCGAAGAGGCGCAAGCGCTCGAAGCGATCGAGGTGGCGTGGAAAGCGGCGTGGACCCCGGCGGCCATCGATCCGCGGTCCCCCGAGGAAATGGCCGCGTGGAAGCAGGCGCACGCGGATCTGTTGGATGACATCCAGGCGCACCGCGACGCGGAAAGCGCCGCGCGCGCGTTCGCCGCCACCGCCGAGGCCGCCTGTGGGGCGATTGACGCCGCCCTCGCCGAGGCCGGTGCGCCACCCCTGCCCGGCGGATGCGCGATCGCGGACGCCATCGCGCGCGCCGAGGAATGGGTCGAAACGCAGCGGGCCGCGCGCGAGTCGCGCGACCAGACCGCGCGCCAGCTGGAGAAACTTGAAAGCGACACGATTCCCGAGGCGGAAGACGCCCGCAACCGGGCGGAGGAGCGGCTGGCCGAATGGCAGACCGAATGGGGCGCACTCGCGGAGGCGCTGGGCCTCTCAGCAACCGCCTCGCCGGGCGAGGTCCTGGCCGTGGTGGACGCCATCAACGGCCTGCTCGGGAAAGCGGAGAAGGCGGACGAATACCGGGAGCGCATCGCGCGGATCAGGCGCGACGGCGCGGCGTTTGAGGAGGATGTGCGGAAGCTGCTCGCGGCCGCCGCACCGGAACGCACCGGCGGCGACGCCGTGGCGGCGGTCCAGGCGCTGTACGCGGCCCTCAAGCAAGCCCGCGCCGCGCGCCAGACGCGCGATGGCTTCGAAAAGCAGCGGGAATCGGAGGCGGGGCGCATGCGCGAGGCCGAGATCACCCTGGCGCAGGTAAACGCTGAACGGGAGGCGCTCTGTGCGGAGGCCGGCGTTACGGATCCGGAGGACCTGCCCGGAGCCGAGAAGGCCTCGGAGGCCCGACGCCAACTTGAGTCCGAATTGCGGGAGATCGAGGCGCGCCTGCTCGCGCTCTCCGCGGGCGCGGGCCTGGAGGCGCTCCTCGCCATGGCCGACGGCGCGGATGCCGACGCCATTGGCGCGAAGCTGCCCGAACTGGCCGATACGATCGCCGATCTGGACGGCGAGCGCCTTGCGTTGCAGGAAAGCATCGGCGATCGCAAGGCGAAACTCGGCCAGATGGACGGGCGCGACACCGCCGCCGCCTTGGAGGAAGAGGCGCAGTCCGTTATCGCTGGGCTGGAAGAGGACGTTGCGTCCTACGCGCGCCTGAAGCTGGCCGCGCACGTGCTGCGCACCGCGATCGAGCAATACCGCGCCGCGAACGAGGAGCCGATGCTCGCGCGCGCGGGCCAGATCTTCCACACACTGACCCTCGGCGCCTTCGCCGAACTCCGCGCCGATGTGACGGAAAAGGATGAGCACGTGCTGTGCGGCGTGCGCGCGGATTCCGGGACGCCCGTCCGCGTCGAGGGCATGAGCGAGGGGACAGCGGACCAGCTCTACCTGGCGCTGCGCATCGCCAGCCTGGAGCGCCACCTCGAACGGCATGCGCCCCTACCTTTTATACTCGACGATATCCTCGTGAATTTCGACGACCAGCGCGCGGCCGCCGCTCTGGAGGTTCTCGCCGAAGTATCCCGCCACACCCAGGTCATCTATTTCACCCACCACCAGCATCTCGTCGAAATAGCGCGGGATCGCGTCAACAAGAAACAGCTTTTCGTCCAGTCCCTGACGGGGTAG
- a CDS encoding exo-alpha-sialidase, producing MTRLLSCFAVSFLLPCLAQETPAPAEIWSPVVLGERTGGAILLPDGTMKRFVSEGLGENLYRNYSLTSSDGGLTWGDKTFEFEGKRANLPLLAQDGEYHLFPMEVRHEGEGRREIAVNYFIDVWHVRTSNGGTQWEPAQRIFEGYVGSINCVLQLKSGRILLPFAEWIGGRPQGPPFGANVSTCMYSDDGGVTWHKSPAQLTAPRHTDYNGSGYGACEPVLIELKDGRVYMLARTETGRLYESYSHDGGVNWEPLRPSRFLGTDAPAAFLRLPDERILLFWNGCEKPGRVGKDGVYGGRDIVHAAISDDECQTWRGFREVYRDPTRNDTPPRTGDRGTAYPMPYLAPNGKVIVMTGQGRAGATFTFDPDWLLETDARNAFENGLEDWSVFKPFGPAERWWRDRVQGAVLVDHPERDGARALWIRRPDEKDGDGAVWNFPMGVAGEVSLRLKLHEGFGGARIALMDRFFDPADPAGDIEAPFTLNIEPDGHISIADKLTPGQWHTLKFAWSLPERTCVVSVDGEETVWIGQAYREPLGVNYIRVRSLAEGVDNAGLLLMSVEAKVAE from the coding sequence ATGACCCGATTGCTATCCTGCTTCGCCGTATCGTTCCTCTTGCCGTGTCTCGCGCAGGAAACGCCCGCGCCCGCCGAGATCTGGAGCCCGGTCGTGCTGGGCGAGCGCACCGGCGGCGCCATTCTGTTGCCGGACGGCACGATGAAGCGGTTTGTCTCGGAAGGGCTGGGCGAGAACCTGTACCGGAATTATTCGCTCACGTCGTCGGACGGCGGCTTGACGTGGGGCGATAAGACGTTTGAGTTCGAGGGGAAGCGCGCGAACCTTCCGCTGCTGGCGCAGGATGGCGAATACCACCTCTTCCCGATGGAGGTGCGCCACGAGGGCGAGGGCCGGCGCGAGATCGCGGTCAATTACTTCATCGATGTGTGGCACGTGCGAACTTCGAATGGCGGCACGCAGTGGGAGCCGGCGCAGCGCATCTTCGAGGGCTATGTCGGGTCGATCAATTGCGTCCTGCAATTGAAGTCCGGCCGCATTCTGCTGCCCTTCGCGGAGTGGATCGGCGGGCGACCGCAGGGCCCGCCGTTCGGCGCGAATGTGAGCACGTGCATGTACTCCGACGATGGCGGGGTGACGTGGCATAAGTCGCCGGCGCAGCTGACGGCTCCGCGGCACACGGACTACAACGGCAGCGGTTACGGCGCGTGCGAGCCGGTGCTGATCGAGTTGAAAGACGGGCGCGTGTACATGCTCGCGCGCACGGAGACCGGGCGCCTCTACGAGTCATACTCGCACGACGGCGGCGTCAACTGGGAGCCGCTGCGGCCGTCGCGTTTTCTGGGGACCGATGCGCCCGCGGCCTTCCTGCGGCTGCCGGACGAGCGCATTCTACTGTTCTGGAATGGCTGCGAGAAGCCGGGGCGCGTCGGAAAGGACGGGGTCTACGGCGGGCGCGACATCGTGCACGCGGCGATATCCGACGACGAATGCCAGACGTGGCGGGGCTTCCGCGAGGTGTACCGCGATCCCACGCGGAACGATACGCCGCCGCGCACGGGCGACCGGGGCACGGCCTATCCAATGCCGTACCTGGCGCCGAATGGCAAGGTTATCGTGATGACGGGCCAGGGCCGCGCGGGCGCGACGTTCACCTTCGATCCCGACTGGCTGCTGGAGACGGACGCGCGAAATGCCTTCGAGAACGGTCTGGAGGACTGGTCGGTGTTCAAGCCCTTCGGGCCGGCGGAGCGCTGGTGGCGGGATCGCGTACAGGGCGCCGTGTTGGTGGATCACCCGGAGCGTGACGGCGCGAGGGCGCTCTGGATCCGGCGTCCGGACGAGAAGGATGGCGATGGCGCGGTCTGGAACTTCCCAATGGGCGTCGCGGGCGAGGTCTCGTTGCGCCTGAAACTCCACGAGGGCTTTGGCGGGGCGCGGATTGCGCTGATGGACCGCTTTTTCGATCCGGCGGATCCGGCGGGCGATATCGAGGCGCCGTTTACGCTGAACATTGAGCCGGATGGCCACATTTCGATCGCCGACAAACTGACGCCGGGCCAGTGGCACACCCTCAAGTTCGCGTGGAGCCTGCCCGAGCGTACCTGCGTGGTTTCGGTGGATGGCGAGGAGACTGTGTGGATCGGTCAGGCCTACCGCGAGCCGCTGGGGGTGAATTACATTCGTGTGCGGTCGCTGGCGGAGGGCGTGGACAACGCGGGGCTGCTGCTGATGTCGGTGGAGGCGAAGGTGGCGGAGTAG